From one Sphingobacteriales bacterium genomic stretch:
- a CDS encoding DUF3987 domain-containing protein, which translates to MSACTIFKNFSAPVEDKSLVIISKWIAEGKYKTKIEEIRSLVRQGKNEEASDKKKQLLAFTPSGIFKGKRQLSYLERYTGFLHLDFDKLSPEQLQQAFQVISAIQHTFICFISPSGNGLKVFIEVDTGMEHHETAYRQVQKFYEDATALKADPSCKDITRLCFISYHPELYMNIRYEKFKVEILELQSESKSVPQVISVTPNPERKQTQERENPNTAFIFNQQIGFTNKKINYTNGNRNNYLYLLGSNCNRAGLSEMDTVQYCLEHFDLPEREIRASVNSAYSHHSTEFAKFANVANLQNTDGENEIEEDFLKNTPVIPDEVYDTLPDILRESALAFTDNRKRDVFFSGAIAILSGCLPKVTGVYAQERVYPHLYTFIIAPAASGKGVLKNAKRLADKYHQKVVEESRSAQKKHELEMLDYKNKQHQVKKGEPLPEKPEEPPFKIVFIPANCSQARIIEHLQANDGQGIICETEADTMSSTKKQDWGDYSSIMRGAFHHEKISVSRKTNNEFIEVNEPRLAITITGTPAQAPKLIASAEDGLFSRFMFYAYKNEIEWQDPSPQNRSIIYNDHFDKLADMLLQSIEFLEQSPTEILLSDDQWDSLNSTFRSRLSDVTIFTGEDAASIVFRLGLVTFRLCMIFTAMRKVENAEISDFMYCTQEDFKNALMITQTYLQHNILMFNNLPKQNDRMEFLSGDGKRKLFDALPKEFSRKEAIETGKKFSLGTRTIDEMLKTSVGKNLTKIKSGTYLKC; encoded by the coding sequence ATGTCAGCCTGCACCATTTTTAAAAACTTTTCTGCACCAGTAGAAGACAAATCCTTAGTGATCATTTCAAAATGGATTGCCGAAGGTAAGTACAAAACCAAAATCGAGGAAATCCGTTCATTGGTACGGCAAGGTAAAAACGAGGAAGCTTCCGACAAAAAGAAGCAACTCCTCGCCTTCACACCCTCTGGCATATTCAAAGGAAAAAGGCAATTGTCCTATCTGGAAAGGTACACAGGTTTCCTCCACCTCGACTTTGACAAACTATCACCGGAGCAGTTGCAACAGGCATTTCAGGTAATCTCAGCCATTCAACACACATTTATATGCTTTATCAGCCCAAGTGGAAACGGACTGAAAGTATTTATCGAAGTGGACACAGGCATGGAACACCACGAAACCGCCTATCGTCAGGTTCAAAAGTTCTATGAGGATGCCACAGCCTTAAAGGCAGACCCAAGCTGCAAAGACATCACAAGGCTGTGTTTTATAAGTTACCACCCTGAGCTGTATATGAACATCAGGTACGAAAAATTCAAGGTAGAAATTCTGGAACTGCAATCCGAAAGCAAAAGTGTACCACAAGTAATATCTGTAACACCCAATCCAGAACGGAAGCAAACACAGGAGCGGGAAAACCCCAACACCGCCTTCATTTTCAATCAACAAATCGGATTCACTAACAAAAAAATAAACTACACAAATGGAAATCGTAATAATTACCTGTATCTGCTGGGATCTAACTGCAATCGCGCTGGGTTGTCAGAAATGGACACTGTTCAATATTGCCTGGAGCATTTTGACCTACCTGAAAGAGAAATTAGAGCATCTGTAAATAGTGCCTACTCTCATCATAGCACAGAATTTGCAAAGTTTGCAAATGTTGCAAACTTGCAAAATACGGATGGAGAAAATGAAATCGAGGAAGATTTTCTGAAGAATACCCCCGTCATTCCCGATGAAGTCTACGATACCCTGCCAGATATACTCAGAGAAAGCGCATTAGCATTTACAGACAACCGTAAACGGGATGTATTTTTTTCAGGGGCTATCGCTATCCTGAGCGGCTGTCTTCCTAAGGTTACGGGTGTATATGCACAGGAAAGGGTATATCCGCACCTGTACACCTTTATTATTGCACCTGCCGCCAGTGGCAAAGGTGTATTAAAGAATGCCAAACGTTTAGCTGATAAATACCACCAGAAGGTAGTCGAGGAAAGCAGAAGCGCACAAAAGAAGCACGAACTCGAAATGCTGGATTACAAAAACAAACAGCATCAGGTAAAAAAGGGAGAACCATTGCCCGAGAAACCCGAAGAACCACCCTTCAAAATAGTATTCATTCCGGCTAATTGCAGTCAGGCAAGGATTATCGAGCATTTGCAAGCCAATGACGGACAAGGCATTATCTGCGAAACGGAAGCAGATACCATGAGCAGCACAAAGAAACAGGATTGGGGCGATTACTCTTCTATCATGCGAGGTGCATTCCACCATGAAAAAATCTCCGTATCACGTAAAACCAACAATGAATTTATAGAAGTTAATGAACCACGTCTGGCTATTACGATAACGGGTACACCGGCACAAGCTCCAAAGCTCATTGCATCTGCCGAAGATGGACTTTTCAGTCGTTTTATGTTTTATGCCTATAAAAACGAAATAGAATGGCAGGACCCGTCCCCTCAAAATCGTTCTATTATTTACAACGACCACTTCGACAAGTTAGCCGATATGTTATTGCAAAGCATTGAGTTTTTGGAACAATCACCCACAGAAATACTGTTAAGTGACGACCAATGGGATAGCCTAAACAGCACATTTAGAAGCAGACTGTCAGACGTGACCATCTTCACCGGCGAAGATGCTGCCAGTATTGTATTCCGATTGGGGCTGGTTACCTTCCGCCTTTGCATGATATTTACCGCTATGCGCAAGGTAGAAAACGCAGAGATATCAGATTTCATGTATTGCACACAGGAAGATTTTAAGAATGCCCTGATGATTACACAAACCTACCTGCAGCACAATATTTTAATGTTCAACAATTTGCCAAAACAAAACGACAGGATGGAATTTCTGTCCGGCGATGGTAAGCGTAAACTCTTTGACGCATTGCCGAAGGAGTTCAGCCGGAAAGAAGCCATAGAAACAGGCAAAAAGTTCAGCTTAGGCACACGCACCATCGATGAAATGTTGAAAACTTCAGTCGGCAAAAACTTGACTAAAATCAAATCTGGCACATATTTGAAATGCTGA
- a CDS encoding heavy-metal-associated domain-containing protein, protein MKTITKLFLITASLFFFSNNIIAQTAYTTTTIKTKIYCDHCSQCESCKSRIEKSVKKLKGVKTVTLDVQNSRIKISFNPTQVSIKSIKDQINKAGYDADDQKATAEYVEQLDGCCKQ, encoded by the coding sequence ATGAAAACAATCACCAAATTATTTCTAATTACAGCATCTTTATTTTTTTTCTCAAATAATATAATTGCACAAACAGCTTACACAACTACAACTATAAAAACTAAAATCTATTGCGACCATTGCAGTCAATGCGAATCATGCAAATCCCGCATAGAGAAATCCGTAAAGAAATTAAAAGGAGTTAAAACGGTAACATTAGATGTGCAAAATTCAAGAATAAAAATTTCATTTAATCCGACACAGGTAAGTATTAAAAGCATTAAAGACCAGATTAACAAAGCGGGATATGATGCAGATGACCAAAAGGCAACTGCTGAATATGTAGAACAATTAGACGGATGCTGTAAACAATAA
- a CDS encoding CusA/CzcA family heavy metal efflux RND transporter, with amino-acid sequence MLNKIIHFSIKNKFIIGIMTLALIIWGLWSATKLSIDAVPDITNNQVQIITICPTLAGQEVEQLVTFPIEQSIANLPDIEETRSISRFGLSVITVVFDEKVDIYFARQLINEKLKDAEENIPEGIGIPELAPVSTGLGEVYQYVLHPKKESESNYTAMDLRTMQDWIVARQLNGTKGVAEVNSFGGKLKQYEVAVNPNRLKAMGVTIPDIFNALDKNNQNTGGAYIDKKPNAYFIRGVGLVTSLEDVKNIMVKSNPNSVPVFIKDVAEVKFGYAVRYGAMTYNGEVDAVGGVVMMLKGHNSSDVVKRIKEKMVTIQKSLPEDVVIEAYLDRTDLVKRAISTVEKNLIEGALIVIFVLVVFLGNLRAGLIVASAIPLSMLFALGLMNVFGVSANLMSLGAIDFGLIVDGAVIIVEATLHHLGLRKSTQKLSQSDMDNEVFKSASKIRSSAAFGEIIILIVYIPILSLIGIEGKMFKPMAMTVGFAILGALILSLTYIPMMCALILPKQQNQRKNFSDKMMDYFYGIYKPLLLKAIRIKYVLISVTVVLFAAALFLFSRIGGEFIPTLQEGDFAFHCILPQGTSLSQSIETSMQASRVIKRFDEVKMIVGKTGAAEVPTDPMPPEATDMMIILKPQKEWKSKKSYNELADEIEEKLEAIPGVFFEKNQPIQMRFNELMTGIRQDVAVKVFGENMDTLLLYANKIGKVIQNVDGASSPMVERVDGLPQINIEYDRMRLANYNLNIEDVNAMVSTAFAGKSAGVVYENERKFDLVVRLDSAYRSSIDDVNNLFIPTPSGNQIPLSQVANVSYKLGAAQISREAGKRRIVVGFNVDGRDVQSVVEEIQQKLSAEIKLPAGYYFNYGGTFENLQKASKRLMIAVPVSLLLIFMLLYFTFNSLKQASLIFTAIPMSAIGGVFALLLRGMPFSISAGIGFIALFGVAVLNGIVLIGTFNQLEKEGWHDVISRVIEGTKIRLRPVLMTATVASFGFLPMALSGSAGAEVQKPLATVVIGGLISATFLTLFVLPLLYIIFNSKISLKRKSKMKPVTTVLVFLLLSIQYSNAQTTSQQLSVEDAVSIALKNSTKLKANELSILAAKSLSKSAKEIPKTNFNVQLGQYNSKQFDNAFEISQTIPFPSLFAAKKGVIKAEVVSKELMKQVTQNEIKAQVQTYYYQLLFLQNNKNKLLYLDSLYVDFVNASALRYKTGETKQLEKTTAESKRSEIKLLLQQSENDVTATYNLLKMWMNTDDDFTIEDTKSYQPLVTTTILDSTLLSQNPTIKIILQDAEVVEQNKKAEKALGLPDFTFGYNNQSLIGFQTINNQEKYFNAGNRFHVGTVGIGIPLTFGATKAKIKSLEYQKQALQATAQTEQHQLEIQLLNAFQQYNQYLMQYNYYTQQAIPTATEIIKAAKLGYKTGEASYIEYILALQNATDTELKYLQSIQQINQSVININYLISK; translated from the coding sequence ATGTTAAACAAAATCATCCATTTTAGTATAAAAAATAAATTCATTATTGGTATAATGACTTTAGCACTCATCATTTGGGGCTTATGGAGCGCTACAAAATTATCTATTGATGCCGTACCTGATATTACAAACAATCAGGTACAAATAATTACAATATGTCCTACATTAGCGGGTCAGGAAGTAGAGCAGTTAGTCACCTTTCCTATTGAGCAAAGCATCGCAAATCTTCCAGATATTGAAGAAACTCGAAGTATTTCAAGATTTGGTTTGTCTGTAATTACCGTAGTTTTTGATGAAAAGGTAGATATATATTTTGCAAGGCAGCTCATTAACGAAAAATTAAAAGATGCTGAAGAAAATATACCGGAAGGTATTGGAATACCTGAATTGGCTCCGGTTAGTACAGGCCTTGGAGAAGTGTATCAATATGTTTTACATCCAAAAAAAGAAAGCGAAAGCAACTATACTGCAATGGATCTGCGTACCATGCAGGATTGGATTGTGGCAAGACAATTGAATGGAACAAAAGGGGTAGCGGAGGTAAATAGTTTTGGGGGGAAATTAAAGCAGTATGAAGTTGCTGTTAATCCTAATCGGTTGAAAGCAATGGGAGTAACCATACCGGATATTTTTAACGCATTAGACAAAAATAATCAAAACACTGGAGGTGCGTATATTGATAAAAAGCCTAACGCCTATTTTATTCGTGGCGTGGGTTTGGTTACATCGTTAGAAGATGTAAAGAATATTATGGTTAAAAGCAATCCTAACAGTGTACCAGTTTTTATAAAAGATGTAGCAGAAGTAAAGTTTGGATATGCGGTGCGCTACGGTGCAATGACTTATAACGGCGAAGTGGATGCCGTTGGTGGTGTGGTAATGATGCTGAAAGGTCATAATAGCAGCGATGTGGTAAAACGCATCAAAGAAAAAATGGTTACTATACAAAAATCATTGCCGGAGGATGTGGTGATTGAAGCCTATTTAGACAGAACCGATTTAGTAAAACGTGCAATATCAACCGTTGAAAAAAACCTGATTGAAGGTGCATTGATTGTCATTTTTGTATTGGTTGTTTTTCTTGGCAATTTAAGAGCAGGTTTAATTGTTGCATCAGCAATTCCATTATCCATGTTATTTGCATTAGGCTTGATGAATGTATTTGGTGTAAGTGCCAATTTAATGAGTTTAGGTGCAATTGATTTTGGTTTAATTGTAGATGGTGCAGTTATTATAGTGGAAGCTACATTACACCATTTAGGCTTAAGGAAATCCACTCAAAAATTATCTCAGTCAGATATGGACAATGAGGTATTTAAATCAGCCTCTAAAATAAGAAGTAGTGCTGCATTTGGCGAAATAATTATATTGATTGTTTACATTCCGATACTTTCATTAATCGGTATTGAAGGTAAAATGTTTAAACCTATGGCAATGACAGTAGGTTTTGCAATATTGGGTGCGTTAATACTATCGTTAACCTATATACCAATGATGTGTGCTTTGATTTTGCCAAAACAACAAAATCAACGGAAAAACTTTTCTGACAAGATGATGGATTATTTTTATGGAATTTATAAACCTTTATTGCTAAAAGCGATTAGAATTAAATATGTTTTAATATCGGTTACAGTAGTATTATTTGCTGCAGCTCTATTTTTATTCAGCAGAATAGGTGGCGAATTTATTCCAACACTTCAGGAAGGAGATTTCGCATTTCATTGTATTTTACCACAAGGCACTTCATTGAGCCAAAGCATAGAAACATCTATGCAGGCTTCAAGAGTAATTAAAAGGTTTGACGAAGTGAAAATGATAGTTGGAAAAACAGGTGCGGCAGAAGTGCCTACTGACCCGATGCCCCCGGAAGCAACAGATATGATGATTATTCTAAAACCTCAGAAAGAATGGAAATCTAAAAAAAGCTACAATGAATTAGCAGACGAAATTGAGGAAAAATTAGAAGCTATTCCTGGGGTTTTCTTTGAAAAGAATCAACCGATACAGATGCGTTTTAATGAGTTAATGACAGGTATCCGTCAGGATGTGGCAGTAAAGGTTTTCGGCGAAAATATGGACACACTACTATTATATGCAAATAAAATAGGCAAAGTCATTCAAAACGTAGATGGAGCATCTTCTCCTATGGTTGAACGTGTAGATGGCTTACCACAAATTAATATAGAATACGACAGAATGCGATTAGCTAATTATAATTTAAACATAGAAGATGTAAACGCAATGGTAAGTACAGCTTTTGCGGGTAAATCAGCAGGTGTTGTTTATGAAAACGAACGTAAATTTGACCTGGTAGTTCGTTTAGATAGTGCATATCGGAGTAGTATTGATGATGTAAACAATCTGTTCATTCCAACACCATCAGGCAATCAGATACCATTATCGCAGGTAGCAAATGTATCATACAAATTAGGAGCGGCACAAATAAGTCGTGAAGCAGGTAAAAGAAGAATTGTAGTAGGCTTTAATGTAGATGGCAGAGATGTGCAAAGTGTGGTAGAGGAAATCCAACAGAAATTAAGTGCTGAAATCAAATTGCCGGCAGGTTATTATTTCAATTATGGTGGTACTTTTGAGAATTTACAAAAGGCATCAAAACGTTTAATGATAGCAGTACCTGTTTCTTTACTGCTAATTTTTATGTTGCTCTATTTTACATTCAATTCTTTAAAACAGGCATCGCTTATTTTCACAGCCATTCCCATGAGTGCCATAGGTGGTGTGTTTGCTTTGTTATTACGCGGTATGCCATTTAGCATATCGGCAGGCATTGGTTTTATAGCCTTGTTTGGCGTCGCTGTATTAAACGGTATTGTATTAATAGGCACATTCAATCAGTTAGAAAAAGAAGGCTGGCATGATGTCATTAGCCGTGTTATTGAAGGCACTAAAATTCGCTTACGGCCGGTGTTAATGACAGCAACAGTAGCTTCTTTCGGATTCTTACCAATGGCATTAAGCGGAAGCGCTGGTGCGGAAGTTCAAAAACCATTGGCAACAGTAGTAATTGGTGGTTTAATCTCTGCTACTTTTTTAACTTTATTTGTACTGCCTCTGCTATACATCATTTTCAATTCTAAAATCTCATTAAAAAGAAAATCAAAAATGAAACCTGTTACTACTGTTTTAGTATTTCTATTGTTATCAATACAATACTCAAATGCACAAACTACATCACAGCAACTAAGTGTAGAAGATGCAGTAAGTATAGCACTTAAAAACAGTACAAAACTAAAAGCAAACGAGTTATCTATATTGGCTGCTAAAAGTTTAAGTAAATCTGCAAAAGAGATTCCAAAAACTAATTTCAATGTACAGTTAGGTCAATACAATAGTAAGCAATTTGATAATGCATTTGAGATTTCTCAAACTATTCCGTTTCCTTCTTTATTCGCTGCAAAAAAAGGAGTAATTAAAGCAGAAGTAGTTAGTAAAGAATTAATGAAGCAAGTAACCCAAAATGAAATAAAAGCACAAGTGCAAACCTATTATTATCAATTATTATTTTTACAAAATAATAAAAATAAATTACTGTATTTAGATAGTTTGTACGTTGATTTTGTAAATGCTTCTGCACTTCGTTATAAAACAGGAGAAACGAAACAATTGGAAAAAACAACCGCCGAATCAAAACGAAGTGAAATAAAGTTATTGTTGCAGCAAAGCGAAAATGATGTAACAGCAACATATAATTTGCTAAAAATGTGGATGAATACAGATGATGATTTTACTATTGAAGATACAAAATCATATCAACCATTAGTAACAACTACTATTTTAGATAGCACATTACTTTCACAAAATCCAACAATAAAAATAATATTGCAGGATGCAGAAGTGGTTGAACAAAATAAAAAAGCAGAAAAAGCATTAGGCTTACCTGATTTTACGTTTGGTTATAACAATCAATCATTAATTGGTTTCCAAACCATCAACAATCAGGAAAAATATTTTAATGCTGGAAATCGTTTCCATGTTGGTACTGTTGGCATTGGCATACCACTTACATTTGGTGCTACTAAAGCAAAAATAAAATCGTTAGAGTATCAAAAGCAGGCATTGCAAGCTACTGCACAAACCGAGCAACACCAGTTAGAAATACAATTATTGAATGCATTCCAACAATACAATCAGTATTTAATGCAATATAATTACTATACACAACAAGCTATTCCAACTGCAACTGAAATAATAAAAGCGGCAAAATTAGGATATAAAACTGGCGAAGCAAGTTATATCGAATACATATTAGCATTGCAAAATGCCACCGATACAGAATTAAAGTATTTGCAATCCATACAGCAAATCAATCAATCGGTTATTAATATCAATTATCTAATCAGTAAATAA
- a CDS encoding nucleotidyl transferase AbiEii/AbiGii toxin family protein yields MIPQAYITEWANHVPWQTNEQVEQDLVICRALVEIFSDEWLASSLAFRGGTALHKLYLHPQPRYSEDIDLVQIRPEPIKETIQRLQERLAFLGESSVAQKNSNNTLKFRFESEFPPVQNLRLKVETNCREHFTVLGYQQFPFEVKSSWFTGGCNITTYRLEELLGTKLRALYQRRKGRDLYDMHKALVNQPDLDKDALLKCYHEYMKFAVDNPPGQKLYLQNMEAKMQDPEFLGDIAGLIRPAENYDQQAAYQLVKSELLDKI; encoded by the coding sequence ATGATACCACAGGCATACATAACAGAATGGGCAAACCACGTGCCATGGCAAACCAACGAACAGGTAGAGCAAGACTTGGTCATTTGCCGTGCATTGGTAGAAATATTTTCTGACGAATGGCTGGCATCAAGTCTGGCATTTAGAGGTGGTACGGCATTGCACAAATTGTATTTACACCCACAACCTCGATATTCTGAAGATATTGATTTGGTACAAATTAGACCCGAACCCATCAAAGAAACCATTCAGCGATTGCAGGAACGGCTGGCCTTTTTAGGAGAAAGTTCAGTAGCACAAAAAAATAGTAACAATACACTCAAATTTCGCTTTGAATCGGAGTTCCCTCCGGTACAAAACCTTCGCCTTAAAGTAGAAACAAACTGTCGTGAACACTTCACGGTATTAGGTTATCAGCAATTCCCATTTGAAGTAAAATCATCATGGTTTACAGGTGGGTGTAATATTACCACCTATCGCTTAGAGGAATTACTGGGCACAAAACTAAGGGCACTTTACCAACGAAGAAAAGGCAGAGATCTATACGACATGCACAAGGCGCTGGTAAATCAACCCGATTTGGATAAAGATGCGCTGCTGAAATGTTACCATGAGTATATGAAGTTTGCCGTTGACAACCCGCCCGGTCAAAAACTGTACTTGCAAAACATGGAAGCCAAGATGCAGGACCCTGAGTTTTTAGGTGATATAGCAGGATTAATCAGACCTGCAGAAAATTACGACCAGCAAGCGGCTTACCAATTGGTGAAATCAGAGCTTCTCGATAAAATATAA
- a CDS encoding type IV toxin-antitoxin system AbiEi family antitoxin, whose protein sequence is MSVQVEIKIHKWVENLQSQGKYAFSLAFIQEQLSNFSAIAIKSSLSRLSKKGLIISIHKGYYLIIPPQYKSKGILPPSLYLDAFMKELNRPYYLALLNAAAYHGASHQQPQVFFVITTLPVLRPTNKKGLKVNYISKKELPVNLLETKKTEAGYLKISNPILTATDLIQYEKRMGGINRVATVLNELAEAIKPEVFNQYLLQNTHVTALQRLGYLLEHEFKNQILADALFHSLQINEAKLFRIPLKASTGKKGFSSENRWKVIVNTEIETDF, encoded by the coding sequence ATGAGTGTACAAGTAGAAATAAAGATTCATAAATGGGTTGAAAACCTTCAATCACAGGGTAAATATGCATTTTCATTAGCGTTCATTCAAGAACAATTATCTAACTTTTCAGCAATAGCCATTAAGAGTTCATTAAGCCGCCTTTCAAAAAAAGGATTGATTATCTCTATTCACAAAGGATATTATTTGATAATTCCGCCTCAATACAAATCAAAGGGCATTTTACCACCATCTTTGTATTTAGATGCATTTATGAAAGAACTCAATCGTCCGTATTATTTGGCACTGTTAAATGCAGCCGCATATCACGGGGCATCGCATCAGCAGCCGCAGGTGTTTTTTGTAATTACGACCTTGCCTGTGTTAAGACCAACAAACAAAAAAGGACTGAAAGTAAACTACATCAGTAAAAAAGAATTACCGGTAAATTTGTTGGAAACAAAAAAAACAGAGGCAGGATATTTAAAAATATCAAACCCCATACTAACAGCGACAGACCTGATTCAATATGAAAAAAGAATGGGTGGCATAAACAGGGTGGCTACTGTTTTAAATGAATTAGCAGAAGCTATAAAGCCGGAAGTGTTTAACCAATACCTGTTACAAAATACGCACGTTACAGCTTTACAGCGATTAGGCTATTTGTTAGAACATGAATTTAAGAATCAGATTCTGGCAGATGCTCTTTTTCATTCATTACAAATAAACGAAGCTAAACTATTTCGTATTCCGCTAAAAGCATCAACCGGCAAAAAAGGCTTTTCATCCGAAAACCGATGGAAAGTGATTGTAAATACAGAAATAGAAACTGACTTTTAG
- a CDS encoding efflux RND transporter periplasmic adaptor subunit yields MKFNIKSIHNKYLMLIIIALFTACSHNESDGHKHGTTQEAKEEKTTGELEEKSTEASIASLTAVQIKTVGIVLGSIEQKQLTATLKVNGALRVPNNNKANATSLYGGVIKTINVQVGSYVKSGQVIATITNPQFIQLQEEYLTIASKITYAEQELARQKELNDGNAGALKNYQSADAELKTLRTRRASLQQQIQLMGINPSNVSNTNLQSALVVKSPINGTISNVLAKIGSYVDVSSPVAEIVDNNQLHLDLNVFEKDLPMLKVGQVIHFTLTNNPVNEYDAKIYSIGTSFENDSKTIPIHCTVQGNKTGLIDGMNITAIVSLNNVTTSAVPNEAIVDAEGKSYIFVITDKKPDEHHDEEEGHKHAANEKHDEEKEKQPTTNFERIEIVKGVSNVGYTAITTVTEIPKDAKIVTKGAFFVNAKLTNQGEAHEH; encoded by the coding sequence ATGAAGTTTAATATAAAATCTATCCACAATAAATATCTAATGCTAATTATAATAGCATTATTTACTGCATGTTCGCATAATGAAAGTGATGGTCATAAACACGGAACAACACAAGAAGCCAAAGAAGAAAAAACAACAGGTGAACTGGAGGAAAAAAGTACAGAAGCCTCGATTGCATCACTTACCGCTGTACAGATCAAAACCGTAGGCATTGTATTAGGGAGCATAGAACAGAAGCAGCTAACCGCTACATTAAAAGTTAATGGTGCATTGAGGGTGCCAAATAATAATAAAGCAAATGCAACTTCTTTGTATGGTGGTGTTATCAAAACCATAAATGTACAGGTAGGTAGTTATGTAAAAAGTGGACAAGTAATTGCAACAATTACTAATCCTCAATTTATACAATTACAGGAAGAATACTTAACCATTGCAAGTAAAATAACGTATGCAGAACAAGAGTTAGCACGTCAAAAAGAATTGAACGATGGCAATGCTGGTGCATTAAAAAACTATCAGAGTGCCGATGCAGAACTAAAAACATTACGCACACGAAGAGCATCATTACAACAGCAAATACAACTCATGGGTATCAATCCAAGCAATGTAAGTAACACAAATCTGCAATCAGCATTAGTTGTTAAAAGTCCGATAAATGGCACTATCAGTAACGTATTAGCTAAAATCGGAAGCTATGTAGATGTATCATCACCTGTTGCAGAAATTGTAGATAATAATCAGTTACATTTAGATTTAAATGTTTTTGAAAAAGACTTACCAATGCTAAAAGTAGGACAGGTAATTCATTTTACATTAACCAACAATCCGGTAAATGAATACGATGCTAAAATTTACAGTATAGGCACCTCATTTGAAAATGACAGTAAAACCATTCCAATACATTGTACTGTACAAGGCAATAAAACAGGACTCATAGATGGTATGAATATTACAGCTATTGTTAGTTTAAATAATGTAACTACATCAGCAGTACCAAACGAAGCCATTGTAGATGCAGAAGGTAAAAGTTATATCTTTGTAATCACGGATAAAAAACCAGACGAACATCACGATGAAGAAGAAGGACACAAGCATGCAGCAAATGAGAAACATGATGAAGAAAAAGAAAAACAACCAACTACAAACTTTGAGAGAATAGAAATTGTAAAAGGTGTTTCAAATGTTGGATATACAGCAATTACAACAGTAACAGAAATACCAAAAGATGCAAAAATTGTAACCAAAGGTGCATTTTTTGTCAATGCTAAATTAACTAACCAAGGCGAAGCACATGAACATTAA
- a CDS encoding DUF3703 domain-containing protein has product MKINTKMPVKLIPFYESELSNAKVTFQKNDLADSWYHLERAHILAQPYPIEHTVVHWQMLLFGIKIKDTKEIIGQIPRLLVGGVKSFVGKIPTGNTGGANVPPLKVMEIPNDLKEIINNSKN; this is encoded by the coding sequence ATGAAAATAAATACTAAAATGCCGGTAAAATTAATTCCATTCTATGAATCCGAGTTAAGCAATGCAAAAGTAACATTTCAAAAAAATGATTTAGCGGATAGTTGGTATCACTTAGAACGTGCGCATATCTTAGCACAACCATATCCAATAGAACACACGGTAGTTCATTGGCAAATGCTTTTATTTGGAATTAAAATAAAAGATACAAAAGAAATCATTGGACAAATTCCACGCTTATTAGTCGGTGGCGTTAAATCATTTGTCGGCAAAATTCCTACAGGGAACACAGGTGGCGCAAATGTACCACCATTAAAGGTTATGGAAATTCCAAACGACCTCAAAGAAATCATTAATAATTCTAAAAACTAA